The genomic interval ATTATTAAAATAcgttttattaaatgattttatgatCAGATTGCACGCTGGTCAGAATGCAACTGTGCTAAAAATGCGGTAGTGTTTGTGAGAGCTAATATGTGTGATAGTGACATCATTAATAGCAATTATCTAAACGTGATTGAAACGAGCAacgcaggttttttttttaatggcaacatgtattatgacaatttttataaataactagATAGATAACAACAATTTGAATCATAATCCTTCTTGGCATTCCTGGTCGTCAGATCTGAAGGGGAAACAAAACAGACAGTAAATAGTAAATATATCAATGGACGAAATAGGCGTTAACAAATCCAccattaaaatgttttacaataaaagatgGAATACTGATTCATATGGAAAGCAAGCATCAGAAAAGAGTGAACAATCTCCATTTGATAAACATATCTGACACATTTTATAACTGTATTATAAAAGCGTAATATATTTGACGGCAGTCATATGTAAATGTCTAATCAGCAgttttattttctacaaaatcGATTAACACAAAGTTGCACATAGTAAGAATAATAGTCTTAAAAGGTGCTAATCAAAATAGCCGTATTCTTACCATGTTCAGTATCCTCCTTTTCTTCCGCCCCAGTTTCCTCCTTTGCCATAGCCCCATCCGCCATTCATTCCACCCCAGTATCCTCCTTTCCCATAGCCCCAACCTCCATTGTTACCGCCCCATTTTCCTCCTTTTCCGTAGCCCCACCTTCCATTGTACCCTCCCCATTTTCCACCGCCATAGCCATTATTGCCGTACCCGATGTTGTTACCATAGTACATATTTCCATAACCTTTGCCATAGTTGCCACCGTACCATTTACCACCGTATCCTCCTCTATTACCATATCCACCATAATTCATTCCATAGCCACCATTGAAATATGGAACAGCCTTTCCCCCTTTTCCATATCCACCGTTGCCCCAGTAGTTATTGTAACCGTTGCCATACTTTCCGCCCCACACATTTCCTCCCTTACCGTAGCCGCCAATATTGCCACCATATCCGTACTTTCCGCCCCACATATTTCCTCCCTTACCGTATCCGCCATAACTGCGACCATATCCGTTCTTTCCGCCCCACATATTTCTTCCTTTGCCGTAGCCGCCAATATTGCCACCATATCCGTACTTTCCGCCCCACCTATTTCCTCCCTTGCCGTACCCGCCATAATTGCCACCATATCCGTACTTTCCGCCCCACATATTTCCTCCCTTGCCGTAGCCGCCATAGCCGCCGTAATTACCACCAAACCCGTACTTTCCGCCCCACATATTTCCTCCCTTGCCGTAGCCGCCATAGCCGCCATAATTGCCACCATATCCGTAATTTCCGCCCCACATATTTCCTCCCTTGCCGTAGCCGCCATAGCCGCCATAATTGCCACCATATCCGTAATTTCCGCCCCACATATTTCCTCTCTTGCCATAGCCACCATAGCCGCCGTAATTGCCACCATATCCGTACTTTCCGCCCCACATATTTCCTCTCTTGCCATAGCCGCCATAGCCGCCGTAATTGCCACCATATCCGTACTTTCCGCCCCACATATTTCCTCCCTTGCCGTAGCCGCCATAGCCGCCGTAATTACCACCATATCCGTACTTTCCGCCCCACATATTTCCTCTCTTGCCGTATCCGCCATAATTGCCACCATATCCGTACTTTCCGCCCCACATATTTCCTCCCTTGCCGTAGCCGCCATAACCGCCATTTCCTCCCCAGAAGCCACCTCTTCCACCCTTTCCATATCCGTATCCGAAACCTCCGACGAAACCGCCTATCTTACCACCTTTTCCATACCCGCCGCCATACGGACGTTTGTAGTAGGAAGCTGTGGTGGCGGCCAAGGAGACCGCCAGGAGGACTAGGATCTTCATGATCGCCTGAAATGAATCAGATATACTGAGTCAACAAGATACATGATCTGGCATTAAAATAGCTTGGCTTGATTAGGTAACAATATTTGGGCATGAGTTGCAAGTTATGGCACCAGACCAACAATTAATTTATtagaaaatcctttggaagcatagaaggcAACCGACCAAAACATTATCAGACTGGGGTTAATGAGTCTATTGATGGATTAGagacaatgaaatgtgcaatacccatCCGCCTCCTTCCAACTGCACTGACTAAAGATCATATTGAATATATTCCGTGATCCCAAacgatcagaaaatataacaacgcatTACTGACACTGAGAATATGATGATGGACtagtataagattctttcactggttgtaggttcAGATGAGAATATCTGGCCTCGAGGATATCTGTttaaggcggtaacgaggctcagcCGAGTAACCGCGTTAAcattacccgagagccggatactCCCATCTGCAcatacagccagtgatagaatctttttcttgcatattcaagaaatatttgcaaaaataaaatcaaacgaatgactttctttttagaattatttaCTTACAGCAGCGTACTTAAACAAAGCGCGAGAAAGACGTCATGgtgtttcaaagacaaataacaatttttagtttcggttttgttttatcacttgcagcgtaacgttatctAAACAGTTAAAATCAAGTACATTgatagtttctttttgtttcttgtaACATATATTTCGATTaaaaaacgtcattttacggAAATAACATGACGTTTCACTGCAGACTAAAACAAAACTGGAattattacgttgttttcgtttTTGTAACGTCAtaacgtacttcctgtttacggacgtaaagttcccgcggtttgttaatacgctactgtaagaaaaaaagtgttataagaaaatcatttgtttgaactatttttactatCATTTGTTGaatatgatatgcaagaaaaagtttCAATCACTAGTGACAGGTGCAGACTGAAGTATCCGGctctcggggggggggggggggggggggggactcggcaaagcctcgttaccgcctaaacagttagcCTCGAGGccgcacctataaccagtgaaagaatcctATGTTCCAGCACTAGTGAAAATACCGGAAATTCCCggctggtatgcaagaaatactATTTTCCTTATGTTAATACAGAAACACAGTACACAATATCCACTTAAATGATAATTTTCTTTCGGGTATTATGCCAGTGGTCTGATTCCAcagcaaataaaatgtttactcGCTTTTTGACAGCTttcataatcataaaaataaaatctgtaaagaagATCCGTAATTCAAGGCCGAGAGGTTATTCTGTTACCTGATGGAATGTCGgttgttctatccaggtgcccgacCAAGCCTGAACCAAGGCTTGGAAAGTCACTTTGGAACTTAACTTCCATAACAATGGGATTCTTACACAAAAAGTATACAGCAGATTAACAGtttagaatattttcaaatagttCAATATACAGAAACACACATACTAttctatatttagaaaataaaattctgttcatggaaacaaataaatGATGGATAGAAATACCGTTTATTAACGATTTTCAATAGCTTCAATGTCCAAATGTCCAATGTCAAGCAAGATGAAATTGGATATAGCCATcttaaaaatgtatctttatcaaataaaccATTTCATCAAACACAAATAGTATCTATCTTGCAGGAAATAAGCTTGTTTTATAGATTTCGTGGATTCGAGATATTATACTAGGCAAAACCATACAATACGTTCATTGCTGCAtagtatatatttcaataatatatgaAGAAAAATATGAAGTTACGTACTTTAAACATATTGATAAAGGTCTTATtctatattatattgtatatctATGTGATATTTTGTAACTGTTTTCAGATTAGACAATAATGTTTAACACATATAATATTTTACTTCACGCGATCAAGTACATAAGTTACCATTAAAAAACTGTCAgagaatataaacaaataattccgaataaattgacaatgataCTTTTACATTGAAACATAATAGATCAACAACATTTAGTATTTCACCTATGCATAAGAATAACAGTTAAAAGTATTTCACAAATTTATGTTATAAAACCAATCtattctatatattttaaaattagcaCATACTAAAGTGCACTTCGTgcagatttgatttgattttttgtttttattatcattttctaaaaagtaaaaataatttgacataaagcACCGTTGTCCTAAGTGCAAGTAAAACAGAATCACTTACCTATATGTGGAAGAACTCCGACGACAAATATGAAGCTCGGAGTCTTTGGCCAAGTTATATATGAAAGGGTCACGAGAACTATATATGAAAGGGTCACAAGTATTCAACGTGTGACCCTTAATCGAGTAGAGGAGGAATTTCTGAGACAGTTATATTGACTATTTATGATCGTCAAACTGATTGCTTAGCCAAAAACCTAGTGTTGAATTGTTACATTTATTGCAATTATATACGAAACAGATAATAAATGTCATTTAGGCTTATGCATGGCCATATTCTCTTTTGCATACTTACAGACATGCCCGTACAATGTAAAACTACAGTTTgttatataaatcaataaatctGTTACGGTAATAATATCTAACGATCAAGACTTTAATGTtgttagtgtttgaaattattttttgtccaatggcattgcagtacttttcaaattttcagcaaatttattttagtaaatcagCATTAACTAGCAGTCATTTATTAATCAGGTTAGTCATGTGTACAGAAGGGACAAGAGGtgtgttattgattttatttgctctgacgtcatccaaaaacaaaaaataatttcaaacactaaataggttagtgtttattaatgtgcaTTTACAAAACTTAATCAGCCTCGCGGCTGCGCCGCTCGTAGCTGattaaactttgtaaatacacattaataaacactaacctatactaaATAAAACATGCATGGTGATTTTACCGAATTAGGTTAATTATACAAAATGGGTATCTTGGAATGTATCAAATTGTCCGAAATAGAACAACTAACTGACAACATATCTGCTCTTTTTACTAATGGAAAAAAACTGGTAATTATATCAAACATAACAACAAGCACGTATGTATGAAATATTCGAAGTATATAAAGgcaaatacatatataaaataatgtagtaCTGGATGGATATGACTACTTCCGGTACACCAGAACGTGCTCTTACCACTCAGTGGATGCAGGACTACAACTGAACACAAATACCAAACTGTTATTatacaaaatcaaataaattgaaGTCCTCTTCAAGCGTAGCCATTTTTTACAAATTCAGTCAGCTGAAACAGCTGTTCGGAAATATTCTACTAACACCTGGGTATCCGTGTATTGGCCTGAGACCTGCGGATGATCACGGGAGTGGGGAAACtgacccttttaggggctgctagagttaaaaatggAAATGCCTTTAATGATTTCATATTTAGGCATTCTTTCAAATAAGTTGTTGCTCAATACAAAAGTCCAAAGTAAAATTTGGCAAAAGGTTCTAAAATACTTCTGGCTGGTCCTgctatatatataaaacactatTTACTCTGATTTTCCAATAATAAGAGGATAAATtgctttgatatatatatattcttttgcTGTAAATATAACTCATAAATATGCcaacaattttttatttatcataatacacAAGTATATCCGTTTTGCTTTTCTGGAGAGGGCCGTTTGCTCACGTTGCAATAAGTCTTTTCCATGTATCGATGTTTTGTTTCTCTATTCATGCAAATACATCAGCACCAAATTATGATAATCTTAGTCTGTAATTCAAAGACTATAATTTTGCCTAACGTTTTGCTCATTGTATAAACAGGTACATTTAACATATACGCGAAGGAGATAAACCAGGTTAATTGAAGAAATATATTCAGTCATCATAGATATATCATGTATCCTGTCAATCAAAGACCTCGCGCAATAATCAATTGTTGCTTTGTCATGCATTACATGGACTATTTGTAGTAATTCGGTGGCCATATAGCCTGACATTCGCCAAAAGGAAGAAAACaactttatattcaaataatacgaaataaattattataataacagTATAAAAGCATAGCTTTAATAGTTTTAATcaccaaaaatatcaaataagatgtggagtttgaaataaaagtattttatcaaatattttaggaatggataacaataataaaaatagcaaaatttgatTATCAGTGCGAGACTTATGAAACTTAATGGAATGTGATCTCGTACagatatttataaattaaataaagaaacttATACTAAGTCTCGACAAAGAAAAACGGCTGATTTCATTCACAGATCAGGTCAAAGCAAAAACAGGTTTATTTAGCGAAACCAATTCCGTTTGCATCTCATGATTGCCtcattaaaatgaaactaagGAATAAAAATGAAAGCGTAGCCATTTCAACTGTCTGACAACTACCTGCATGTCCAATGTCTGGTGTCACTCAGAATCTTTGACACATGCGTTATAGAAATTAAATTTCAAGAATGAAATTTGAACACTGTTCTATCGAATTACCTTGAAATTGAtacaagtaatagaaagagcattgaaactcgagggtaaacgatttgtacaaTGGGCGTAGCctccgagtataaatcgtttaccctcgagttttaatgctctttctgttttgtatcatagccatccatatatggtagttgtaggcggtctacattgccatatacagcagttcagtgagtacttaaaatccttgctttacaaatgtgtaaagcccaggtaaaataaaccaat from Mercenaria mercenaria strain notata chromosome 2, MADL_Memer_1, whole genome shotgun sequence carries:
- the LOC123562229 gene encoding uncharacterized protein LOC123562229, which translates into the protein MILTGSPVYPSPFIPNFVNAPMPIERRRIRKGDGAKAIMKILVLLAVSLAATTASYYKRPYGGGYGKGGKIGGFVGGFGYGYGKGGRGGFWGGNGGYGGYGKGGNMWGGKYGYGGNYGGYGKRGNMWGGKYGYGGNYGGYGGYGKGGNMWGGKYGYGGNYGGYGGYGKRGNMWGGKYGYGGNYGGYGGYGKRGNMWGGNYGYGGNYGGYGGYGKGGNMWGGNYGYGGNYGGYGGYGKGGNMWGGKYGFGGNYGGYGGYGKGGNMWGGKYGYGGNYGGYGKGGNRWGGKYGYGGNIGGYGKGRNMWGGKNGYGRSYGGYGKGGNMWGGKYGYGGNIGGYGKGGNVWGGKYGNGYNNYWGNGGYGKGGKAVPYFNGGYGMNYGGYGNRGGYGGKWYGGNYGKGYGNMYYGNNIGYGNNGYGGGKWGGYNGRWGYGKGGKWGGNNGGWGYGKGGYWGGMNGGWGYGKGGNWGGRKGGY